The following DNA comes from Flavisolibacter ginsenosidimutans.
GGAAAGCGCCTGTGGTTGCGGCTTTGCGGCCAACAGGCTTGTTGGACATCATACAACCGGCTCACATTTCTTTCCCCGATTGAAATTATCCGTTATCTTGCTGGTCTATCACAATCACGTGTCAAACATTTCTCTTCATATCACCTCTTCTTTCGTAGCAATGTCCGCTACAACAACGATTACCATTACAACCCCATAAGGGGTTACTGCATTTATATCGCCACCTGGGCTTACAAGAGCTACACATCAAAAAGGAACCATTTCATTTCTTCAACTTCTTAAAAAATAGAAACCCATGCAGGTTTTAAAGTTTGGCGGAACCTCGGTCGCCAACGCAACAAACATCAAAAAGGTAAAGGCCATCGTTGAGCAAAAAAAAGGCAGTGAAAATCTTGTCGTCGTTGTATCGGCGTTCAGCGGTGTCACCGACAAACTGTTGCAATGCGGAGGCCTGGCGCTCGAGAACAATCCCGAATACGCTTCGCTTCTTCAAGGCTTAACGGCTCAGCACGTGGAAGCCGTGAAAGAATTGTTGCCCGTAACGGCGCAGAGCAGCATCTTAAGTTGGGTGGTGCAACAGTTTCACGAAGTGGAAGACATTTGCAGCGGCATAAAACTGCTCAGCGAATTTTCCGACAAAACCCGCGACCGTCTTGTGAGTTACGGCGAGCTTGTTTCTTCCAAAATCATTTCGGCTTATTTGGCCAGCGAAGCTTTGGACAATGATTGGCTTGATGCCCGTAAACTCATTGTCACCGACGATCATCACACAAAAGCAACGGTGAATTTTGCGGCCACAAAAGAAAAAGTGCAGGCGCGAATTCTTTCCTCAAACAAAAATTTATTTGTAGTTCCCGGCTTTATTGCTGCCGATGAAAAAGGCAACACGACAACGCTTGGACGCGGCGGCTCTGACTACACTGCCGCCATTGTTGGCGCTTGCACCGGCGCTTCTTCTGTTGAAATCTGGACCGATGTTTCGGGCATGATGACCGCAGACCCACGCCTTGTGCCAAATGCAAAACACATCAAAGCCATATCGTACAGCGAAGCCATGGAGCTTTCGCATTTTGGCGCGAAAGTAATCTATCCGCCAACGCTTCAGCCCCTCATGCAGGAAGGCATTCCGGTGTGGATAAAAAACACGTTTGATCCGCAAGACGCAGGCACCATCATCGAAGCGCATTCGCACAAAAACGGCAACAGCACAAGAGGTATTTCAAGTGTGAACGCCATTGCGTTATTGAGTTTAGAAGGCAGCGGCATGGTGGGTATTCCGGGTTTTTCCAAACGCTTGTTTGAAGCCCTTGCGGCCCATCACATCAACGTTATTTTAATTACGCAAGCATCCTCGGAACATTCCATCTGTGTTGGTGTTGAGGAGAAGGCGGCAAGCAAAGCAAAAGATGTTATTGACAAAGCATTTGCGTATGAAATTGAGAGAGGCTTAATTGAGCCTTTGTCCGTTGAAAAAGATTTGGCCATCATCGCACTCGTTGGCGACAACATGAAAAGCCATCAAGGCATCAGCGGAAGAATGTTTGGCGTATTGGGGAGAAACGGTGTAAACATTCGTGCAATCGCACAAGGTTCATCGGAAAGAAATATCTCCGCTGTGATTGTGAAAGATGACATCCGCAAAGCATTAACGGCATTGCACGAAGAGTTTTTTGAAACCACGTACAAGCAAGTCAATCTTTTTGTCGTCGGCACGGGTAACGTTGGCGGAAAACTCCTGGCGCAGCTAAAGCAGCAACAGGAATTTTTACAGGAGAAATCAAACCTGCAAGTACGCATCATTGGTTTAGCGAATAGCCGCAAAATGATTTTTGCAGAAGAAGGAATTGAATCTGCAACTTGGAAAGCACAACTTGATGCCGGCGAGCAAATGGATCTTTCGGCCTTCGTTGAACGCATGAAAGAAAAGAATTTGCGGAATTCTGTTTTCGTTGACATTACCGCCAACGAAAAAGTGGCCAGCGTTTACGAAAGCGTATTTCAAAAAAGCATTTCTGTTGTTGCTTGCAACAAGATCGCAGCCTCCTCTCCTTTTGCCCGCTATAAAAAGTTGAAAGACCTCTGCCACGAATTTGAAGCGGCTTTTCATTTTGAAACCAACGTAGGTGCAAGTTTGCCCATCATTGGAACGTTGAATGATTTGGTGCGCAGCGGCGACAACATCAACCGCATTGAAGCCGTGCTAAGCGGTACGTTGAACTTTGTCTTCAATCATTACGACGGCAAAAAACCGTTTAGTGAAGTGGTGCGGCAGGCGCAAACTGAAGGTTATACAGAACCCGATCCACGCCTTGACTTAAGTGGCACAGACGTAATGCGCAAGATTATGATTTTAGCCCGTGAAGCAGGCGCGCATTTGGAAATGAGTGACATTGCCAATACGCCGTTCATGCCGCCGTCATGCATGGAAGGAAGCGTGGAAGATTTTTACGCGGAGATGTTGAAGCAGGAAGATCATTTCAAAAAGTTATACGAAGCAGCCGCAAGCGAAGGAGCAAAACTGAAATTTGTTGCAACGTTCAAAGACGGCAAAGCTTCTGTTGGTTTAAAGCACATCGACCCAAGCCACGATTTTTATCACTTGTATGGCAAGGATAACATTGTTTCGTTTTACACCGATCGTTATCCCGAACAACCGATGGTGATAAAAGGTGCCGGCGCCGGCGCCGAAGTAACCGCATCCGGTGTATTCGCCGACATTATCAGAGCCGCCAGAATTTAAATGACGCAATGAAAAAAATTAAGATTAAAGCACCGGCGACTGTTGCCAACCTCGTGTGCGGTTTTGATATTCTTGGATTGTGCCTAAGCGAACCATACGATGTTATGGAAGTATCGCTGCTCGACGAAAAGAAAGTTATTATTCACAACGAAGGCAATTCGTCTTTGCCGACGGAACCGCACTTGAACACAGCCGGCGCTCCTTTGCTGGACATGCTGAATGAAATTGACGGTAACATTGGCTTTGACGTCCGCATTCTAAAAAACATAAAGCCCGGTAGCGGCCTGGGCTCAAGTGCTGCAAGCGCAGCCGGTGCAGTCGTTGCAGCCAATCATTTGCTCAATAATAAATTTTCAAAACCCGACCTGGTGCGCTTTGCGATGAGCGGTGAAAAAGTTGCGTCGGGGGTAAAGCATGCTGACAACATTGCGCCGGTAATTTACGGCGGCACAACGTTGATTCGTTGCATCTTTCCGTTGGACATTGTACAAATTCCGGCACCGCAACTTTACATCACCGTTGTACATCCGCAAATTGAAGTACGCACAGCCGATGCACGGCAAATTCTGCGAAAGGAAGTGCAGTTGAAGGACGCCATCAAACAATGGGGGAACATCGCAGGACTTGTTGCCGGCTTAATGAAAAGCGATTATGATTTGATTGGTCGCTCATTGGAAGACACCATCATCGAACCGTTGCGAAGCATTCTTATACCCGAGTTCAGCAAAATAAAAAAACAGTGCATTGAAGCCGGTGCATTGGGTGGTGGCATCTCCGGTTCCGGTCCGTCCATTTTTATGTTGAGCAAAGGCGAAGCCACAGCGAAGGAAGTGGAGAAAATCATGCAGAGAATTTATAACGCTATCTCACTTCATCATTACACGTATGTTACGTCCATCAACACAGAAGGTTGCACCATTCTTTCACAAGACTAAGCACGAAAGCCATGCAATATTTTAGCACGAACAACAAAACCATAAAAGCCGATTTCCGGCAAGCTACTGTTCAGGGTCAGCCGTCAGACAAAGGCTTGTATTTCCCGGAACGCATTCCGCAATTACCGGAAGACTTTATTAAAAACATCAACAACTATTCAAAGGAAGAAATTGCTTTCGAAGTCATTAAGCCTTACGTTGGCAATACGATTGATGACGCCTCGTTAAAGAAGATTGTTGACGAAACGGTATTCTTTGATTTTCCACTCGTGAAAATTTCTGACAGCATCAGCGCATTGGAATTATTTCATGGACCAACGCTTGCTTTTAAAGACGTTGGTGCACGTTTCATGAGCCGCTGCTTGAGTCATTTTGCGAAAGACGAGAAGCGGAGAATCACCGTACTCGTTGCAACATCTGGAGATACCGGTGGTGCAGTTGCGGATGCGTTTTACGGCGTGGAAAATGTTGATGTGGTTATCCTCTACCCTTCTGGGAAAGTGAGTGACGTACAAGAACTGCAATTGACAACGCTTGGGAAAAACATTACGGCTCTTGAAGTTGAGGGAAGCTTCGATGATTGCCAGCGAATGGTGAAAGATGCGTTTGCCGACAAGCGTTTGAACGAACAACTTTATCTCACGTCTGCCAATTCCATCAACGTAGCTCGTTGGTTACCGCAGCAGTTTTATTACTTCTATGCTTATCAACAATGGCAGAACGAAGCTGCGCCGGTTATTTCAGTTCCCAGCGGAAACTTCGGAAACATTTGTGCGGGGTTGATGGCTTATTCGTCCGGTTTACCGGTTCAGCATTTTGTTGCGGCTTGCAATGCGAATGATGTGATACCGCAATATCTCGCTTCAGGAAACTATCAAACGAAGCAAGCGGTGTACACGTTGTCCAATGCGATGGACGTTGCAAATCCAAGCAATTTTGTTCGCATTTTGGAAATCTTCAATCATCAATTGCCTTCGCTTAAAAATGCAATTAGCAGTTACAGCATTTCTGATGAAGAAACGGTTGCTGCTATTAAAGAAGTAAGGTCAAACTATGACTACCTTCTCGATCCGCACGGCGCCGTTGGCTATGTGGCGTTGCGACGTTATTTAAACGAACACGCAGAACAAAAAGGCTATTTGCTGGAAACAGCGCACCCGGTCAAGTTCAACACAGAAGAATTT
Coding sequences within:
- the thrA gene encoding bifunctional aspartate kinase/homoserine dehydrogenase I; this translates as MQVLKFGGTSVANATNIKKVKAIVEQKKGSENLVVVVSAFSGVTDKLLQCGGLALENNPEYASLLQGLTAQHVEAVKELLPVTAQSSILSWVVQQFHEVEDICSGIKLLSEFSDKTRDRLVSYGELVSSKIISAYLASEALDNDWLDARKLIVTDDHHTKATVNFAATKEKVQARILSSNKNLFVVPGFIAADEKGNTTTLGRGGSDYTAAIVGACTGASSVEIWTDVSGMMTADPRLVPNAKHIKAISYSEAMELSHFGAKVIYPPTLQPLMQEGIPVWIKNTFDPQDAGTIIEAHSHKNGNSTRGISSVNAIALLSLEGSGMVGIPGFSKRLFEALAAHHINVILITQASSEHSICVGVEEKAASKAKDVIDKAFAYEIERGLIEPLSVEKDLAIIALVGDNMKSHQGISGRMFGVLGRNGVNIRAIAQGSSERNISAVIVKDDIRKALTALHEEFFETTYKQVNLFVVGTGNVGGKLLAQLKQQQEFLQEKSNLQVRIIGLANSRKMIFAEEGIESATWKAQLDAGEQMDLSAFVERMKEKNLRNSVFVDITANEKVASVYESVFQKSISVVACNKIAASSPFARYKKLKDLCHEFEAAFHFETNVGASLPIIGTLNDLVRSGDNINRIEAVLSGTLNFVFNHYDGKKPFSEVVRQAQTEGYTEPDPRLDLSGTDVMRKIMILAREAGAHLEMSDIANTPFMPPSCMEGSVEDFYAEMLKQEDHFKKLYEAAASEGAKLKFVATFKDGKASVGLKHIDPSHDFYHLYGKDNIVSFYTDRYPEQPMVIKGAGAGAEVTASGVFADIIRAARI
- a CDS encoding homoserine kinase encodes the protein MKKIKIKAPATVANLVCGFDILGLCLSEPYDVMEVSLLDEKKVIIHNEGNSSLPTEPHLNTAGAPLLDMLNEIDGNIGFDVRILKNIKPGSGLGSSAASAAGAVVAANHLLNNKFSKPDLVRFAMSGEKVASGVKHADNIAPVIYGGTTLIRCIFPLDIVQIPAPQLYITVVHPQIEVRTADARQILRKEVQLKDAIKQWGNIAGLVAGLMKSDYDLIGRSLEDTIIEPLRSILIPEFSKIKKQCIEAGALGGGISGSGPSIFMLSKGEATAKEVEKIMQRIYNAISLHHYTYVTSINTEGCTILSQD
- the thrC gene encoding threonine synthase → MQYFSTNNKTIKADFRQATVQGQPSDKGLYFPERIPQLPEDFIKNINNYSKEEIAFEVIKPYVGNTIDDASLKKIVDETVFFDFPLVKISDSISALELFHGPTLAFKDVGARFMSRCLSHFAKDEKRRITVLVATSGDTGGAVADAFYGVENVDVVILYPSGKVSDVQELQLTTLGKNITALEVEGSFDDCQRMVKDAFADKRLNEQLYLTSANSINVARWLPQQFYYFYAYQQWQNEAAPVISVPSGNFGNICAGLMAYSSGLPVQHFVAACNANDVIPQYLASGNYQTKQAVYTLSNAMDVANPSNFVRILEIFNHQLPSLKNAISSYSISDEETVAAIKEVRSNYDYLLDPHGAVGYVALRRYLNEHAEQKGYLLETAHPVKFNTEEFTGYKVEVPSSIQHLLKKEKKSTRMKADGNELKSFLLGEKSLV